One part of the Mytilus trossulus isolate FHL-02 chromosome 11, PNRI_Mtr1.1.1.hap1, whole genome shotgun sequence genome encodes these proteins:
- the LOC134689980 gene encoding perlucin-like protein, with amino-acid sequence MSPGRYNTFQSHPSSMSNILFSESLSCPDDWVTFSGHCYWFVYRNVTWNIAKKNCQQKGGYLATVDSVAENSWLISKLQAEVWIGLNDIETEGQWRWTSDNTAISTSYWQYPEPNGERTENCVNFCKKTCQQKVYGWNDLPCDYPTGYVCEKTTLNYYK; translated from the exons atgtcaCCAGGAAGATATAATACATTTCAATCACATCCATCTTCAATGtctaacattttgttttcagaaagTTTGTCATGTCCCGACGACTGGGTGACTTTCTCGGGTCACTGTTATTGGTTCGTGTATAGAAATGTGACATGGAATATTGCAAAG aAAAACTGCCAACAAAAAGGTGGTTATTTGGCAACGGTTGACAGTGTAGCAGAGAACTCATGGTTAATTTCTAAATTGCAAG CTGAAGTATGGATAGGCCTGAACGATATCGAGACGGAAGGACAGTGGAGGTGGACGTCTGACAATACTGCAATATCCACTAGTTACTGGCAGTATCCGGAGCCAAATGGCGAAAGGACAGAAAACTGCGTGAACTTTTGCAAAAAGACATGTCAACAGAAGGTTTATGGATGGAATGATCTCCCATGTGACTATCCAACAGGATATGTCTGTGAAAAAACAACCTTAAactattacaaataa